In the Sphingobacteriales bacterium genome, one interval contains:
- a CDS encoding TAXI family TRAP transporter solute-binding subunit: protein MKKAFNLLLVNIFILSAVESFSQVRIMAGFKDATYYRMTKDISAITELKIDILPSAGSMQNFKALMKDACDLAFLQYDVIFFQLGLNADDQAKIDNLKIVLPLGMEEIHLITLKSNDFKGIDDLEGKKVAIGSKNQGTYITASYIKSVTKIKWKSIALGFNDALEALLVGDVAAFFFVGSAPVNKLYDLPENIQSKLTLIPLTHPKLQEYYTPVTLKSGTYQWLKEDIATYGVRYALATNTKAETSAEYDNIKKLVEDIRTKYDVLVQNGHEQWKEVDFKFDNIKWPIHSATMEIFNLKRF, encoded by the coding sequence ATGAAAAAAGCTTTTAATCTTTTGCTGGTAAATATTTTTATTTTATCAGCAGTTGAATCATTTTCACAGGTGCGTATCATGGCCGGATTTAAAGATGCCACCTATTACAGGATGACAAAAGATATTTCAGCTATCACCGAACTGAAAATAGATATTTTACCGTCAGCCGGAAGTATGCAGAATTTTAAAGCCTTGATGAAAGATGCCTGCGACCTTGCATTTTTACAATATGATGTGATCTTTTTCCAGCTGGGCTTAAATGCTGATGATCAGGCAAAAATTGATAATCTTAAAATTGTTTTGCCACTTGGGATGGAGGAAATTCATCTGATAACCCTCAAATCAAATGATTTTAAAGGTATTGATGATCTGGAGGGGAAGAAAGTCGCCATCGGGTCTAAAAATCAGGGGACATACATTACAGCTTCTTATATTAAATCGGTTACGAAAATCAAATGGAAAAGTATTGCACTTGGTTTTAATGATGCATTGGAAGCACTGCTGGTAGGTGATGTTGCTGCTTTCTTTTTTGTAGGTTCGGCTCCGGTGAACAAATTGTATGATCTGCCGGAAAACATTCAATCAAAGCTGACCTTAATACCTTTGACACATCCAAAACTTCAGGAATATTACACACCTGTAACTCTGAAATCAGGGACTTATCAATGGCTGAAAGAAGACATAGCTACTTATGGAGTACGATATGCGCTGGCTACAAATACCAAAGCTGAAACTTCAGCTGAGTATGACAACATCAAAAAACTGGTTGAAGATATACGAACCAAGTATGATGTGCTGGTTCAAAATGGTCATGAACAATGGAAAGAAGTGGATTTTAAATTCGATAACATTAAATGGCCAATTCACTCAGCTACCATGGAAATATTCAATCTGAAAAGATTTTAG
- the panB gene encoding 3-methyl-2-oxobutanoate hydroxymethyltransferase → MSSTKRIYSRITTKVLQQMKEKGEKIAMLTAYDYTTARILDKTGIDVILVGDSASNVMAGYTSTLPITLDQMIYHAASVVRAQVKALVVVDLPFGYYQGNSKIALESAIRIMKESGAHCVKLEGGTEIKESIERIITAGIPVMGHLGLTPQSINKFGTYSVRAREKAEADKLLEDAKQLEASGCFAIVLEKIPAKLAEIVTNTVHIPTIGIGAGPHVDGQVLVFHDMIGLNNEFSPRFLRRYTNLEAIITEAVQHYISDVKSGSFPNETEQY, encoded by the coding sequence ACAAAACGTATTTATAGCAGAATAACCACCAAAGTACTTCAGCAAATGAAGGAAAAAGGTGAAAAGATAGCCATGTTAACGGCTTATGATTATACAACTGCAAGAATTCTTGATAAAACGGGTATTGATGTGATACTTGTGGGTGATTCAGCCTCAAATGTCATGGCAGGATATACTTCTACCCTCCCCATTACGCTTGACCAAATGATATATCATGCCGCTTCGGTCGTCAGGGCTCAGGTGAAAGCTCTGGTGGTGGTGGATTTGCCTTTCGGTTACTATCAGGGAAATTCTAAAATTGCTCTTGAATCTGCCATCAGAATCATGAAAGAATCAGGTGCACATTGTGTAAAACTTGAAGGCGGAACCGAGATTAAAGAAAGTATTGAAAGAATTATAACTGCAGGTATTCCGGTAATGGGACATCTTGGACTGACGCCCCAGTCTATCAATAAATTCGGGACATATTCCGTTCGGGCACGCGAAAAAGCCGAAGCCGACAAACTACTTGAAGATGCCAAACAACTGGAAGCCTCCGGATGTTTTGCCATTGTACTTGAAAAGATTCCGGCAAAACTGGCTGAAATTGTAACCAATACCGTTCACATACCCACCATTGGTATTGGTGCCGGCCCCCATGTTGACGGACAGGTATTGGTTTTTCATGATATGATAGGGTTAAACAATGAGTTTTCTCCAAGATTTTTAAGACGTTATACCAACCTTGAAGCCATTATTACTGAAGCAGTCCAGCATTATATCAGCGATGTCAAATCCGGCTCTTTCCCCAACGAAACCGAACAATATTAA